CTCTCGTAGCTTTGCCCCGAGAATTGGAACTCACCACGGCCGTTGGTAGCCATAAAGACGACGTAATCATCCACCCATACATCCCGCAGTTGCACGCGCACTCGGTAGTCCACATAGCCAAAGCTGATCTCATGCAAAGCCGCAACATGGTAGGTGAGCACAAAATTGGCGGCATCCTGCCCTGCTACCAAGATCTTGTGTTCTCCAAAGAGCTCCTCCATCGCACGTTCTGCCAGGCGTATAACCGGCGTTGTCGCGCACTCGAATGCCTCAAGAGCTGGAGGGATTCCTCGACTTCTTCCGCGGTGGGGCACCGGACGATCGGTCAGGGAGGTATCTATCATCCGAACCTTTGAGATCGCCATGGCCCAGATTGTATCAAATTTTCGCAGAGTGGACTAGCCAAGCTAAGTCGGTTGCGAGAATCGTTAGTTTCCTGCGTAATATGGATGTCCAACCCCCTCATCACGGAACCTCTCTTGATAGGTTGGTCCTGTTGTGCCGACCGTGGTGGCGTGACCCGAGTTACACCGGGCATCTGTCTCGCGGTGTCAAGAGGAGGGACGATGCAATACGTCGATGAATACCGTGATCCTACCCGGATCAGGGAATTGAGTGCGGCGATCCACGCGCAGGTCAAGAATCGCCAGTACCGAATCATGGAGATCTGTGGTGGGCACACGCATAGCATCTATCGCTTTGGCCTCCAGGAGATGCTACCTGAGAACATCGAACTCATCCACGGTCCGGGTTGCCCTGTCTGTGTTCTTCCAGTGGGCAAGGTCGACGAGGCGCTGGTGCTCGCCCGCACACACGACATCACTCTCACCGCGTTTGGCGATGTCATGCGAGTCCCAGGATCGAGGGAGAGTCCGTTCCAGGCAAAGGCACAAGGCGCAGACATCCGAATGGTGTACTCGCCCATGGATGCCCTAAAGATCGCGATGAATGATCCTGATCGAGAAGTGGTGTTCTTTGCTATCGGTTTTGAGACAACCGCGCCATCTACGGCCCTCACGATCCTCAATGCGGCACGCTTGGGAGTCGAGAACTTCTCGGTATTTTGCAATCACGTAACCGTTGGCCCACCGCTGCGCGCAATTATGGACAATGAGTTCTTTGATCTGGATGGCTTCATTGGACCTGGGCACGTATCGACCGTCATCGGACTCGATCCCTATGATTTCGTTGCGACAGAGTACCATCGTCCAATCGTCGTTACCGGCTTCGAACCCGTGGATCTCATGGAGTCAATTCTTTGGCTAGTAAAACTCATCGGTAATGGCGAGGCTAAGGTCGAAAATCAGTATGTACGCGCCGTGCAGAGAAAAGGGAATACGACAGCTATCGCAGCGATGACAGAGGTGTTCGAGGAGCGCCCTAGCTTTGAGTGGCGAGGGCTTGGCTACATCGAATCCTCCGCTCTGCGTTTGCGCGAACCCTATCACCGTTTCGATGCAGAGTTACGTTATTCAGTATCCCCGATCCGGTCACCGGAGCCAAAAGGTGCGCTTTGTGGCGAGGTGTTGATAGGTCAAAAACGGCCCGAGGACTGCCCACTCCTCGGCAGTACCTGTCTACCCGACAGTCCAGTCGGGGCCCTCATGGTCTCTTCGGAGGGAGCATGTAGTGCCTACTACACCTACGTTCATCGGCGACTAGTCGTCAACGCAGGACAGCTATGACGACCTGGTTTGCAGACCCAGAGATCCTCATGGCCCATGGGGCTGGTGGCAAGGCGAGTAGAAAACTCCTCGAGGGACTGATCGCACCCGTCCTGGCCGAACACGGATCACCCGCAGCCTTAGGTGATTCATTCAACATAGCCGGTACGGACTTTTGGGTCACCACAGACTCCTTCGTGGTAAGCCCAAATGTCTTCCCTGGGGGCTGTCTTGGAGAGCTCGCGGTGAATGGAACCCTGAACGATCTCGCGGTAGCCGGCGCAGAGCCTCTCGTACTGACCTCAGCCATCATCATTGAGGCAGGTACCTCCAGCCAGGAGTTAAAGGTACAGCTCGAGGGGATGGCAAAGGCGTCACAAGCGGCTGAGGTACCGATTGTAGCCGGCGACACCAAGGTGGTTGAGCATGGCAAGGGCGATCGCGTCTATATAACCACCACGGGAGTGGGCAGATCGCACCCGAAAGCAAACCTCGATCCGGGAAGGGTACAACCCGGTGATGCGGTCATCTGTTCAGGCACTCTTGGGGATCACGGCATCACCATCCTCATGGCAAGGGGAGAGCTCGACTTCACATCGGCTTCCCTGGCATCCGATACTGCCAATCTATGGCCGTTGATCAAGGTACTCTTGGACGAATTTGGCGGTGCAATCAAGTGGATGCGTGATCCCACTCGTGGAGGTCTGGCAAGCACATTGAACGAGCTTGCCGAGGACGCTAAAGTCGAGATTCTGGTTGAAGAGGGCCGGGTGCCGATAGCCAACCCCGTACGCGGCGCGTGTGAGATCCTTGGGCTCGACCCCTTCCACATCGCAAATG
This genomic window from Ferrimicrobium sp. contains:
- the hypD gene encoding hydrogenase formation protein HypD gives rise to the protein MQYVDEYRDPTRIRELSAAIHAQVKNRQYRIMEICGGHTHSIYRFGLQEMLPENIELIHGPGCPVCVLPVGKVDEALVLARTHDITLTAFGDVMRVPGSRESPFQAKAQGADIRMVYSPMDALKIAMNDPDREVVFFAIGFETTAPSTALTILNAARLGVENFSVFCNHVTVGPPLRAIMDNEFFDLDGFIGPGHVSTVIGLDPYDFVATEYHRPIVVTGFEPVDLMESILWLVKLIGNGEAKVENQYVRAVQRKGNTTAIAAMTEVFEERPSFEWRGLGYIESSALRLREPYHRFDAELRYSVSPIRSPEPKGALCGEVLIGQKRPEDCPLLGSTCLPDSPVGALMVSSEGACSAYYTYVHRRLVVNAGQL
- the hypE gene encoding hydrogenase expression/formation protein HypE, with product MTTWFADPEILMAHGAGGKASRKLLEGLIAPVLAEHGSPAALGDSFNIAGTDFWVTTDSFVVSPNVFPGGCLGELAVNGTLNDLAVAGAEPLVLTSAIIIEAGTSSQELKVQLEGMAKASQAAEVPIVAGDTKVVEHGKGDRVYITTTGVGRSHPKANLDPGRVQPGDAVICSGTLGDHGITILMARGELDFTSASLASDTANLWPLIKVLLDEFGGAIKWMRDPTRGGLASTLNELAEDAKVEILVEEGRVPIANPVRGACEILGLDPFHIANEGKLVAIISADYVDQVLATMKAHPLGRNAAHIGTVRESTTPMVVCATEFGAHRTLDMLTGDPLPRIC